In Capsicum annuum cultivar UCD-10X-F1 chromosome 11, UCD10Xv1.1, whole genome shotgun sequence, one genomic interval encodes:
- the LOC107856744 gene encoding 3-isopropylmalate dehydrogenase 2, chloroplastic-like (The RefSeq protein has 1 substitution compared to this genomic sequence), whose translation MAASSLQFTTTTTCDPLFHSQKLPKHAAKWGTIRCSATTQSKSYNITLLPGDGIGPEVISVAKNALQLVASLEGFEVAFEEMPMGGAALDAVGVPLPDETLKSAKQSDATLLGAIGGYKWDNNAKHLKPETGLLQLRKGLQVFANLRPATVLPQLVDASTLKKEVAEGVDLMVVRELTGGIYFGKPRGFSTDENGEEIGFNTEVYATYEIDRIARIAFETARKRRGKLCSVDKANVLEASMLWRKRVTALASEYPDVELSHMYVDNAAMQLVRNPKQFDTIVTNNIFGDILSDEASMITGSIGMLPSASLGASGPGLFEPIHGSAPDIAGQDKANPLATMLSAAMLLKYGLGEEKAARRIEAAVLDSLNRGFRTGDIHSAGHKLVGCKEMGEEVLKSIDSKTPAAV comes from the exons ATGGCGGCTTCTTCCTTACAATTCACTACAACAACTACTTGCGATCCACTTTTTCATTCACAAAAATTACCCAAACACGCCGCTAAATGGGGTACAATCCGCTGCTCCGCTACCACACAAAGCAAAAGCTACAACATCACTCTTCTTCCTGGTGATGGTATTGGTCCTGAAGTCATTTCTGTTGccaaaaatgcccttcaactTGTTGCGTCCCTCGAAG GATTTGAAGTAGCATTCGAAGAGATGCCTATGGGAGGGGCTGCGTTGGATGCTGTAGGGGTGCCATTGCCCGATGAGACTCTTAAGTCTGCAAAGCAATCTGATGCTACTCTTCTTGGGGCAATTGGAGG ATATAAATGGGACAATAATGCAAAACATTTGAAGCCCGAGACCGGATTGCTGCAACTTCGAAAAGGCTTGCAGGTCTTTGCTAACTTGAGACCAGCCACTGTGTTACCAcag TTAGTAGATGCTTCAACTTTGAAGAAGGAAGTTGCTGAAGGTGTTGACCTAATGGTTGTTAGGGAACTTACTGGAG GTATTTATTTTGGCAAACCAAGAGGTTTCAGCACTGATGAAAATGGTGAGGAAATAGGTTTCAACACTGAAGTGTATGCAACATATGAG ATCGACAGAATTGCTCGTATTGCATTTGAAACTGCGAGGAAGCGTCGAGGGAAACTCTGTAGTGTGGATAAAGCGAATGTTTTGGAG GCTTCCATGCTCTGGAGGAAGAGAGTTACAGCATTAGCCTCGGAGTATCCTGATGTAGAGCTGTCTCACATGTATGTTGACAACGCAGCCATGCAACTTGTTCGCAATCCAAAACAG TTTGATACAATTGTGACAAACAACATATTTGGTGATATCCTGTCCGATGAAGCATCAATGATTACAGGAAGTATCGGGATGCTTCCATCTGCCAGTCTTGGTGCATCG GGACCTGGATTGTTTGAACCTATACATGGTTCTGCTCCCGATATTGCTGGGCAG GATAAAGCAAACCCTTTGGCAACAATGCTCAGTGCTGCTATGCTTCTGAAGTATGGCCTAGGTGAGGAGAAGGCTGCTCGGAGAATTGAAGCAGCTGTTTTAGACACCTTAAATCGAGGATTCCGTACTGGTGACATTCACTCAGCAGGACAT AAATTGGTCGGCTGCAAGGAAATGGGCGAAGAAGTGCTCAAATCTATCGACAGCAAAACTCCTGCTGCTGTTTAA